One Mycolicibacter sp. MU0083 DNA window includes the following coding sequences:
- a CDS encoding CbbQ/NirQ/NorQ/GpvN family protein, with protein MSSDTYYSNGNEVRLFEQAFTRKIPVMLTGPTGCGKTRFVEHMGSLLGRPVITISCHDDLTSSDLVGRFLVTGGDVTWTDGPLTRAVKTGAICYLDEVVEARHDSLAILHSLTDHRRTLYLDRADEVIRAPDEFMLVCSYNPAYRSSLKELKPSFRQRFATLPMTYLPPDREAQAVVAETGIELAAAQRLVQCAIAIRTADEAFHFEPPSTRVLVTAAQLIAAGAGELEAAEACILAPLSTDGAIGEGLREIAAAGLLDADTR; from the coding sequence ATGAGTAGCGACACCTACTATTCCAACGGCAACGAGGTCCGGCTCTTCGAACAGGCCTTCACCCGCAAGATCCCGGTGATGCTGACCGGACCGACCGGCTGCGGCAAGACCCGCTTCGTCGAGCACATGGGCTCACTGCTGGGGCGGCCCGTCATCACCATCAGCTGCCATGACGACCTGACCAGCTCGGATCTCGTCGGACGATTCCTGGTGACCGGCGGTGACGTCACCTGGACCGACGGGCCGCTGACCCGGGCCGTCAAAACCGGAGCCATCTGCTACCTCGACGAGGTGGTCGAGGCACGCCACGATTCACTGGCGATCCTGCACTCGCTCACCGACCACCGTCGCACCCTGTATCTGGACCGTGCCGACGAAGTGATCCGGGCACCGGACGAATTCATGCTGGTGTGCTCCTACAACCCGGCGTACCGGAGTTCGTTGAAAGAGCTCAAACCGTCGTTCCGGCAACGCTTCGCCACCCTGCCGATGACCTACCTTCCCCCCGACCGGGAGGCGCAGGCCGTCGTCGCGGAGACCGGCATCGAACTCGCCGCCGCGCAACGACTGGTGCAGTGCGCCATCGCGATCCGGACCGCCGACGAGGCATTCCACTTCGAACCGCCGTCGACCCGGGTCCTGGTCACCGCGGCCCAGCTCATCGCGGCCGGGGCCGGCGAACTGGAAGCGGCCGAAGCGTGCATCCTCGCCCCACTGAGTACCGACGGTGCCATCGGCGAAGGGCTCCGCGAGATCGCGGCCGCAGGCCTTCTCGACGCCGACACACGATAG
- a CDS encoding nitric oxide reductase activation protein NorD, protein MADLDQTAAMALERSCSVTAVALSEQNRAGARLVTGEHRGFGLSTSRSHVHVPYPPARGDWTRRSLTCGIALQCSSSKDRVGQYRINELTVRELRALTLIEAGVALGWIATRWPGLMPEFARLLPDLAPADPHLDARDMIARAVEMAQGPDRPELDPLLGRLPAVYTAPTGLADRLRRQFGRMPWTTTQKRLPRPYSVPVGGDGGVRNPNLPPPSRPQDNDSDVTPEHRPGIPYPEWNAWTQRLMPDHVAVVESARDRSVGAATTTSADLRKWFQRDTHRAMINRLEDGSDLDIDQYVRHYVDLRTGEAGEPRLFRELLPCDRDVSTALLLDGSSSLGVHGGRVFRLELACADALSRAMSHARERHGIFVFTGNTRHRVEVRCLKDFPEARFVPPSGLGLSAGGYTRLGAPIRHLTSRLLDQPAERRLLIIIGDGMISDEGYEGRYAWSDAAHAVTEANDAGVSVYYVGVGPTRVDPLPEVFGPKRSQRISRVEDLPRVLAHVHRELVGT, encoded by the coding sequence ATGGCCGACCTCGACCAGACCGCCGCCATGGCATTGGAACGCAGCTGCTCGGTCACCGCCGTCGCCCTGAGCGAACAGAACCGCGCCGGCGCCCGACTGGTCACCGGCGAACACCGCGGATTCGGCCTGAGCACATCGCGCAGCCACGTCCACGTGCCCTACCCGCCGGCGCGCGGCGACTGGACCCGGCGATCGCTGACCTGTGGCATCGCGCTGCAGTGCTCGTCGTCGAAAGACCGGGTGGGCCAGTACCGGATCAACGAACTGACCGTGCGCGAACTGCGGGCACTGACCCTCATCGAAGCCGGCGTCGCCCTGGGCTGGATCGCGACGCGGTGGCCCGGCCTGATGCCGGAGTTCGCCCGGCTGCTGCCCGATCTCGCCCCGGCGGACCCGCACCTCGACGCCCGCGACATGATCGCCCGCGCCGTCGAGATGGCGCAGGGCCCCGATCGGCCCGAGCTCGACCCGCTACTCGGCCGGCTGCCGGCGGTCTACACCGCGCCCACCGGGCTGGCCGACAGGCTGCGCCGGCAGTTCGGCAGGATGCCTTGGACCACAACACAAAAGCGGCTGCCGCGGCCGTACTCGGTACCGGTCGGCGGTGACGGCGGGGTCCGCAATCCGAACCTGCCGCCGCCGTCGCGGCCGCAGGACAACGACAGCGATGTCACTCCCGAGCACCGGCCGGGGATCCCGTATCCGGAGTGGAACGCCTGGACCCAGCGCCTGATGCCCGACCATGTCGCGGTGGTGGAGTCGGCGCGGGACCGCAGCGTGGGTGCCGCCACCACGACATCGGCCGACCTGCGCAAGTGGTTCCAGCGCGACACCCACCGCGCCATGATCAACCGGCTTGAAGACGGGTCGGATCTCGATATCGACCAGTACGTCCGCCATTACGTGGACCTGCGCACCGGGGAGGCCGGCGAGCCGAGACTGTTCCGCGAGCTGTTGCCGTGTGACCGCGATGTCAGCACCGCGCTGCTGCTCGACGGCAGCTCGTCGCTGGGAGTGCACGGGGGCCGGGTGTTCCGGCTGGAGTTGGCCTGCGCGGATGCGTTGTCCCGGGCGATGAGCCACGCCCGTGAACGGCACGGCATCTTCGTGTTCACCGGCAATACCCGGCACCGGGTGGAAGTCCGCTGCCTGAAGGACTTTCCGGAGGCCCGCTTCGTCCCGCCGAGCGGTCTGGGACTGTCCGCCGGCGGCTACACCCGACTCGGTGCCCCGATCCGGCATCTGACCAGCCGACTGCTGGACCAGCCCGCCGAGCGCCGACTGCTCATCATCATCGGTGACGGGATGATCTCCGACGAGGGCTACGAGGGCAGGTACGCCTGGTCGGACGCCGCGCACGCGGTGACCGAGGCCAACGACGCCGGCGTGTCGGTCTACTACGTGGGCGTCGGCCCGACCCGCGTCGACCCGTTGCCCGAGGTGTTCGGACCCAAACGCTCACAACGCATCAGCCGGGTCGAAGACCTGCCGCGCGTACTGGCACACGTGCACCGGGAACTGGTCGGCACGTGA